Proteins from one Clostridia bacterium genomic window:
- the trxA gene encoding thioredoxin: MASEKTIKITKANFNEYMNSDLPVLIDFWASWCGPCRMLGPVIDEVANNYDGKLIVGKVNVDEEPELASEFKIMTIPTVFILKNKNVVAKLNGAVPYEKMEDFIDSNI, translated from the coding sequence ATGGCAAGTGAAAAAACAATAAAAATAACTAAAGCAAATTTTAATGAGTATATGAATTCAGATTTACCAGTTTTAATTGATTTCTGGGCTTCGTGGTGCGGTCCTTGCAGAATGCTTGGCCCTGTAATTGACGAAGTGGCAAATAATTACGATGGTAAACTTATCGTTGGAAAAGTTAATGTGGACGAAGAGCCTGAACTTGCATCTGAATTTAAAATTATGACTATTCCGACTGTTTTTATTTTAAAGAATAAAAATGTTGTTGCAAAATTAAACGGTGCAGTTCCTTATGAAAAAATGGAAGATTTTATTGATAGCAATATTTAA
- the smpB gene encoding SsrA-binding protein SmpB produces the protein MAVKSISKNKKAWHEYFIIEEFEAGIELVGTEVKSIRKGSVNLKDSYVDVKNGEAFIIGMHVSPYENGNIFNRDPLRVRKLLLHKKEIFKLMGKLTEDGLTVVPLEIYLSDKWVKLKIALAKGKKLYDKRDADAERSAKRNMERALKNY, from the coding sequence ATGGCAGTTAAAAGTATCTCTAAAAACAAAAAAGCATGGCATGAATATTTTATAATAGAAGAGTTTGAAGCAGGGATAGAACTTGTCGGAACTGAGGTTAAATCTATAAGAAAAGGCTCTGTCAATCTTAAAGATTCCTATGTCGATGTAAAAAACGGCGAGGCTTTTATTATTGGTATGCATGTAAGCCCATATGAAAACGGAAATATTTTTAACCGTGATCCACTAAGAGTGAGAAAACTTTTGCTTCATAAAAAAGAAATTTTTAAACTGATGGGCAAATTAACGGAGGACGGCTTAACAGTTGTTCCTCTTGAAATTTACCTTTCAGATAAATGGGTTAAATTAAAAATTGCACTTGCAAAAGGTAAAAAACTGTATGATAAAAGAGATGCAGATGCTGAGAGAAGTGCAAAGCGAAATATGGAAAGAGCCCTTAAAAACTACTGA